In Oncorhynchus keta strain PuntledgeMale-10-30-2019 chromosome 19, Oket_V2, whole genome shotgun sequence, a single genomic region encodes these proteins:
- the LOC118362878 gene encoding iroquois-class homeodomain protein irx-1-like — MSFSQLGYSQFLSGSQEVYGGDLAGLGRDGAADGGVNQAATAAAVSSMLGMYGNPWAAQNYSAFLPYSGADLALISQMNPQYDLKDSPGAHPGGLAVHASAGFYPYGQYGYGDPNRAKAATRETTSTLKAWLQEHQKNPYPTKGEKIMLAIITKMTLTQVSTWFANARRRLKKENKVTWGRSAEDRDGRIFSSDNEDEPEKHGSEDEEEEEIDLESIDIDKVEENPGDQREVEGEGKLAARDASDSGSLVSQRTMSVKALRSMEGPISLIKAPVGDCKNAVDLSSNAPVCQRPPQNKPKIWSLAETATSPDSSIKPSPAVSIAHQATIPSHHPALLPGHGIYTCQIGKQLHNWANAAFLSANSLLGVRSLLGAANPSGHHMPLHGALNHQDARLTQASGASCTEEESGDESLESFSPKRDDDVNIRRSGSPKSPFQLITDRSHHGTAQRALSTISTI, encoded by the exons ATGTCTTTCTCGCAGCTGGGGTACTCCCAGTTTCTAAGTGGCTCCCAGGAGGTTTACGGGGGCGACCTGGCCGGCTTAGGCCGGGATGGAGCCGCGGATGGCGGCGTAAATCAGGCAGCTACTGCCGCTGCTGTTAGCTCGATGCTGGGGATGTATGGTAACCCGTGGGCGGCTCAGAACTACAGCGCGTTTCTCCCCTACAGCGGTGCAGACCTCGCCCTCATATCGCAAATG aACCCTCAGTACGATCTGAAGGACAGCCCAGGAGCTCACCCGGGAGGTCTGGCTGTCCACGCCAGCGCAGGGTTCTACCCATACGGCCAGTATGGCTATGGCGACCCGAACCGAGCCAAGGCCGCTACGAGGGAGACCACCAGCACTCTGAAGGCCTGGTTGCAGGAACACCAGAAGAACCCGTACCCCACCAAGGGAGAAAAGATCATGCTGGCCATCATCACAAAGATGACACTCACACAG GTGTCCACATGGTTCGCCAACGCGCGCCGGCGTCTGAAGAAGGAGAACAAGGTGACGTGGGGCCGCAGCGCGGAGGACCGGGATGGACGGATCTTCAGCAGCGACAATGAGGACGAGCCTGAAAAACACGGGAgcgaggatgaagaggaggaggagatcgaTTTAGAAAGTATCGACATCGATAAAGTCGAGGAGAACCCAGGAGATCAgagggaagtggagggagaggggaagctgGCCGCCAGGGACGCATCGGATTCTGGTAGCTTGGTGAGCCAGAGGACGATGTCTGTCAAGGCCCTCAGAAGTATGGAGGGGCCTATTTCTCTCATTAAGGCTCCTGTTGGTGATTGTAAAAACGCTGTGGATCTTTCCTCCAATGCACCGGTGTGTCAGAGGCCCCCACAGAACAAACCCAAAATCTGGTCTCTGGCGGAGACGGCCACAAGCCCCGATAGTTCCATCAAACCTTCCCCGGCTGTCTCGATTGCTCACCAGGCCACGATCCCCTCCCACCACCCGGCCCTACTCCCGGGTCATGGAATATACACATGCCAGATCGGGAAGCAGCTCCACAACTGGGCCAACGCGGCGTTCCTCAGCGCCAACTCTCTGCTGGGTGTCAGGTCGCTTCTCGGCGCGGCAAACCCATCCGGACACCACATGCCTCTCCATGGCGCGCTGAACCATCAGGACGCACGGTTGACGCAGGCCTCAGGAGCATCGTGcacagaggaggagagtggagatgaGTCGTTGGAGAGCTTCAGTCCAAAGCGAGATG ATGACGTGAATATTCGCAGGTCTGGCTCGCCGAAGTCTCCCTTCCAGCTGATTACTGACAG ATCTCACCACGGAACGGCGCAGCGGGCCCTCTCGACAATTTCCACAATATGA